A region of the Arsenicicoccus dermatophilus genome:
TGCTGCGCGAGCCGCCGCACAGCGCGCTCGGCTCGATCCTGGACAAGGAGCTCGAGCCCCTCGACCCGGCGGACAGCCTCGGGACCGTCACCCGCGTGCTCGCGAACTACAACCTGACCGCCGCGCCCGTGGTGGACGAGGACGGCCACCTGCTGGGCGCGGTCACCGTCGACGACGTGCTGGACCACATCCTCCCGGACGACTGGCGCGAGGAGAGGCACGAGGTGACCGATGACTGAGCGGATCCGCGAGCGCGTCGCCGACCGCGCCTCCGAGCGGTCCCGGGACCGCACCGGCGACCGGGGCCGCGAGCGCCGCGCCGCCCGCGGGCGCGACCGGGACCGGCTGGACCAGCCGCGCGAGGCCGGTCTGCGCATCGACAAGCCCCGGCTCTTCGACGCCGAGCGCTTCGGCCGAGCCTCAGAGGCCTTCGCCCGCTGGATGGGCACTGCCCAGTTCCTCATCTACATGACGGTCTTCGTCGCCGCGTGGCTGGCGTGGAACACCTTCATGCCCGAGGCCGCGCAGTTCGACCCGCGCAGCCTCAACTACACCCTGCTGACGCTGATCCTGTCCCTGCAGGCGTCGTATGCCGCGCCCCTGATCCTCCTCGCCCAGAACCGCCAGGACGACCGCGACCGGGTCGGCCTGGAGCAGGACCGCGCCCGCGACGAGCGCAACCTCGCCGACACCGAGTTCCTCACCCGCGAGGTCGCCGCGCTGCGGATCGCCATGCGGGACATGGCCACCCGCGACTATCTGCGCTCCGAGCTGCGTGACCTCCTGGAGGAGCTGGAGAATCGCGGGGTGGTGCCCGCCGCCGAGCCCGAGCGGCAGGCGCAGCCCACCGGCAAGGTCAAGAAGGCCAAGAAGAAGCGCCCGGTCCCTGCGGCCGGGCAGGCTCCGGCCACGACCCCCGAGGACGCAGCCCCGCCGGAGGCCGAGCCGGTCGACCTGCTGTCCACCCCCCTCCCCTCGGGCACCACGGCGATCCGCCCGGACGCCGACGCGTGAGGTGAGGGCTGCCGCCCGGCATACGATGGGAGGCATGTCTGCCCCCACCCCCGACCAGATCCACGACGCGCTCGCGACGGTCGACGATCCCGAGATCCGCCGGCCCATCACCGAGCTCGGCATGGTCCAGTCCGCCGAGGTGGACGCCGCCGGCATCGTGCACGTGGTGCTGCTGCTGACCGTCGCCGGGTGCCCCATGAAGGACACGCTGCGCCGCTCGGTGACCGAGGCCCTCGCCCCGCTCGAGGGCGTCAACGGCGTCGACCTGCAGCTCGGCGTGATGAGCGACGAGCAGCGCCAGGCCCTGCGCGACCAGCTCCGTGGTGGCCAGGCAGAGCGCGAGATCCCCTTCGCCAAGCCGGGATCCATGACCCGCGTCTACTGCGTGGCGTCCGGCAAGGGTGGCGTCGGCAAGTCCTCCGTCACCGTCAACCTCGCTGCCGCCCTGGCCCGTCAGGGTCTGAAGGTGGGCGTGGTCGACGCGGACATCTACGGCTTCTCCGTGCCCCGCATGCTCGGGGTCGAGCAGCAGCCCACCCAGGTCGACGACATGATCCTGCCGCCGGTCGCCCACGACGTGAAGGTCATCTCCGTGGGCATGTTCGTCGCCGGCAACCAACCGGTCGTCTGGCGCGGCCCCATGCTCCACCGCGCGCTGCAGCAGTTCCTCGCCGACGTCTTCTGGGGTGACCTGGACGTGCTCCTGCTCGACCTGCCGCCCGGCACCGGCGACGTCGCGATCTCGGTCGCGCAGCTCGTCCCCGGCTCGGAGATCCTGGTCGTGACCACGCCGCAGCAGGCCGCGGCCGAGGTGGCCGAGCGGGCCGGCTCCATCGCCGTGCAGACCCACCAGCGCGTGGTCGGCGTGGTCGAGAACATGTCCTGGCTGGAGCAGCCGGACGGCTCGCGCCTGGAGCTCTTCGGCTCCGGCGGCGGCCAGGCCGTGGCCGAGTCGCTCACCCGCCTCGTCGGGGCGCCCGTGCCGCTACTCGGCCAGATCCCTCTGGACACCCGCCTGCGCGAGGGCGGCGACACCGGCACGCCCGTCGTCGTCGGCGCTCCCGAGTCGGCGGCCGGCGCGGCGCTCAACGGCATCGCCCGCCAGCTCGGCACCCGCGCCCGCGGCCTCGCCGGCCGGGGACTGGGTCTGACCCCCAAGGGACGCTGACCCCGGGCTGCCGGCCTCGGGCCGCCACCTGCAGATCGGGTGCCCCCGCCACGGCGGGGGCACCCGATCTGCGTCTCCAGCAGCCGAGGGGGCAGGGCGCCTCAGGGCGACGTCGCCGCATCGCTCAGGTCGCCTCGATGTCGAAGGGCGTGTAGCTCTCGTCGAAGCGGTGCCCGGGGCGACGCGGCGGCTCCAGGGAGGTCCCGTCGGCCCCATAGCTCGCGAGCGTGGCGCCGCCCGCGGCCGCCGGCGCGATCGGGTCCTCCAGCAGCGCCTCGCGCACGATCCGCCGGGGGTCGTACTGGCGCGGGTCGTACTGCCGCCAGTCGATCTCGTCGAACTCCGGGCCCATCTGCTCGCGCAGCGTGACCTTGGCGCCCTCGGCATAGCCGCGCACGTTGCGGACCAGCTCGCGCAGCTTCGCGGCATACTCCGGCAGTCGCTCGGGCCCCAGCACCACGATCGCGACGATGATCAGGAGCAGGAACTCCCCGCCGTTGATGTCGAACATGAAGGCAGGCTACCCGCGCCGCCCCGGTCGGCGCCGCCCGCTCGGGGCACGGCCCACCCCTGGCAGGTGAACGTCCGGCAACCCGCCGGTGAGGACCCGGGCCCGGGCACCTCGCACGATCGGGCTCGGGTGCCGGGCGAGGCCGATCGGGAGCGCCGCTCGCGGGCGTCCAGCACCCCCGGCCCTGCGGCCGTCAGGCGCCGACGGCTCCCAGCCGAGGCGCCCGCAGCGCCGGACGGCGGCGCGCACCCTGCACCAGCTGCGGCTCGGGCTGCTCGCCCCGCAGCGCCGGGTCGCGGTGGGCGAGCGCGGTGCGCAGCTGGGCGCGACCCCGGTGGATGCGCGAGCGCACGGTGCCGAGCTTGATGTCGAGGACGTCCGCGACCTCCTCGTAGGTCAGCCCCTCGATGTCGCACAGCACCACGGCGGCGCGGAACTCGGGCTTGAGCGCGTCCAGGGCGTGCTGCACGTCGTCGTCGAAGGTCGCGTCGGCCAGCGTCTGCTCGGGCCCCCGCTCGCGCGAGGGGAGCCGGGCGGCGCGCTCGTCGCTCAGCGCGTCGAACCTGATCCGCTGGCGTCGGCGCATGCGGTCGAGGAAGACGTTGGTCGTGATCCGGTGCAGCCAGCCCTCGAAGGTGCCGGGCTGGTAGCGGTCCAGGGAGCGGAAGACCCGGACGAAGACGTCGTGGGTGAGGTCCTCGGCGTCGTGCTGGTTGCCGGTCAACCGGTAGGCCAGGCGGTAGACGCGGGCGGAGTGCTCCTGCACGACCTCGTCCCAGGTCGGGGGCGCCCACCCGGCGGCGGGCTCGGCGGCGGGAGGAGCTGAGGGGGCCGGTACGGTCATGGCGGACCTCGCGGGAGCTCGGGAGCAGGACACCGGGTGGACCGGGTTCGCACCATCCAACCCCGGATGCCTGCAAGACCACTGGGAATCCGCCGAGACCTCACTGCCTGTCACCAGAGCTCGCTGATAACAGATCGGTACAATTCGGGCCATGAGCGCACAGAAGTCGGCCAGCTGGGCCTATGCCGAGGAGTTCGTCCCCGAGAGCGACGTCGCGGACCGCGCTCGAGCCCGCGGCCAGCAGCTGGGGTGCGCCCCCATGGCGTCCGGCGCGGCTGCGGTGCTGCGCCTGCTGGCGGCGAGCGTCCAGGCCAGGACGGTCGTCGAGGTGGGCACCGGCTCCGGCGTCTCCGGCCTCTGGCTGCTCGAGGGTATGGCGCCGGACGGCATCCTCACCTCCATCGACGTCGAGCCCGCCCACCAGCGGGCCGCTCGCGAGTCGTTCACCGACGCGGGGATCCCCCACCAGCGGTTCCGGCTGATCACCGGGCGGGCCCTCGACGTGCTCCCCCGCCTCACCGACGAGGCCTACGACATGGTCGTCGTCGACGCCGACAAGGAGTCCTACCCGGCCTACGTCGAGCAGGCGATGCGACTGCTGCGCCCGGGCGGGGTCCTGGTCCTCGACGACATGCTGTGGAACGACCAGGTGGCCGACCCGGCCGCACGGGACGCCACCACCGGGCTGCTGCGCGACCTCGGCAAGCAGGTCCGCGAGCGCGACGACCTCACGCCGGTGCTGCTTGCCGCCGGCGGCGGGGTGCTGGCCGCCGTCAAGCACTGACCGCCGGCCCACCCTGCGCCACGCAGCACGACCCCCTCGACGCAGCACGACGGCGTCCGACCTGGGCGGTCGGACGCCGTCGAGCGAGCGGTGGCGTGCTCCGGGCGTCGGGCTCAGCCGGTGACGCCCTTGATCGCTTCGCCGAGCGCCGCGATCTCGTCCGGCGTCATCTCGACGACGAGGCGCCCGCCGCCCTCGAGGGGCATGCGCAGGACGATGCCGCGGCCCTCCTTGGTGACCTCCAGCGGGCCGTCCCCGGTCCTAGGCTTCATCGCCGCCATGGCTTACCTCGTCTCCTATCCGGTGCGACTGTGCCCCGGCATCACCGATGCCCGGACAGTCACAGACTTGTCACCATTATCCCAAGTACCTCCCGGACCTCCTAATCGCCGTCCACAGGGCCGGACCCACGAGTAGCCCCCGCCGACCGGCACGCCGCCGGCACCGACGGGCGGGCACCCCGACCCGTCGCTAGATTGAGGCCGACCGCACACCTGGAGGAGATCCCGTGAGCACTGCCGCAGACCAGCCCGTCCTCGTCACCGTCGAGGACGGGGTCGGGGTCGTGACCTTCAACCGACCCGACGCCCTGAACTCCCTGGACCTGCCCACCAAGGAGGGCCTCCTCGCCGCGCTGCGCCAGGTGGCCGACGACCCCGAGGTGCGTGCCGTGGTGCTGACCGGGTCCGGCCGGGCCTTCTGCGTCGGTCAGGACCTCAAGTCCCACGTCCAGCTGCTCCAGGCCCAGGATCCCGCGCTGTGGCGCACCGTGCCCGAGCACTACAACCCCGCGGTGACGCTCGTCGCGACGATGCGCAAGCCGGTCATCGCGGCGATCAACGGCGTGGCCGCGGGGGCAGGAGCGTCGTTCACCTTCGCCTGCGACTACCGCTTCATGACCGACGGCGGCGGCTACAACTTCGCCTTCACCACCATCGCGCTGTCCTGCGACACCGGCGCCTCCTGGACCCTTCCCCGCCTGGTCGGCACGGCCCGGGCCAAGGAGCTGCTGATGTTCCCGCGCACCATCAGCGCGCAGGAGGCCAAGGAGCTGGGCCTGGTCAACGAGGTGGTCGAGGGTGACGTCCTGCCCCCGGCCATGGCCCTGGCCCGGCGGATGGCGGCCGGACCGACCCTGGCGTATGCCGCGATCCGCGACGTGGTGCACTACTCCGCCGAGCACTCCTTCGCCGAGTCGCTCGCCCACGAGGGCGAGCTCATGGACGCCACGGGCTCCTCGCAGGACCACGCGGCCGCGGTCGCGGCCTTCCTCGCCAAGGAGCGGCCGACCTTCGCCGGGCGCTGACGACACGACGCTGACGACGCGGCGCCCCGCCCCCGGATCACGGGGGGTGTCCCTATGGGGTTCGTCAAGCCGCGGCGGCCGTCGGGGCTTGGTAGGTGGTGCCGTCTCTGAGCATGGCGTAGAGAACGTCGCAGCGTCGGCGGGCCAGGCAGATGAGGGCGGCGTTGTGCTTCTTGCCTTGGGCTCGTTTGCGGTCGTAGTAGGCGCGGCTGGTGGGGTCGGACAGGGCTGCGAAGGCGGACAGGAACAGCGCGCGTTTGAGGTTCTTGTTGCCTGACCTGGAGGGGTGCTCGCCGCGGATGCTGGACCCGGATCGACGTGTGACGGGGGCGAGGCCTGCGTAGGCGGCGAGGTGCCCGGCTGTGGGGAAGGCGCTGCCGTCGCCGACCTCGAGCAAGATCCTTGCGGCGGTCCTGACACCGACGCCGGGCATCGAGGTCAGGACCGGGGCAAGAGGGTGGGCATCAAGGATCTCCTCGACCTGCGCCGCGACGGTCGCGCGTTGCTCGAGCAGGTCGGCGAGCTGGGAAGCCAGCTTCGGGATGACGAGCTCGGCCGCGCGGGTGCCGGGCACGGTCACGGTCTGGGCGTCCAGGGCGGTCATGACCTCGTCGACGATCCGATCGTAGGAGCGCGGCGCGCGGGGCTTGGCCACGCTCGTCAGCCGCCGCCGACCGGCCGTGCGTAGCCCGGCGGGTCCGCCGAACCTGGTCAGGAGCTCGAGGACAGCCTTGTGGTGCAGTCGGGGTCCGAGGGCTCGTTCCAGGGCTGGGTGGATCTGGGTGAGCAGGCCGTGCAGGCGGTTGGTGACGCGGGTGACCTCACCGGCCAGGTCGTCGTCGTACCCGACGATGACTTCCAAGTCGGCCAGGGCGTCGTCGTTCATGTCCACGCGCCGCAGGGTGTGGGGCATGGTGCGGGCCGCGTCGGCGATGACGTACGCGTCGCGGGCGTCGGTCTTCGCTGCGCCGGGGTGTAGGTCCGCGATGCGGCGCATCGCCAGGCCCGGCAGGTACGCCACGTCGACCCCGACGGCGCGGGCGACCGCGACCGGCAGGGCCCCGATCGAGGCGGGCTGGTCCACCACGACCAGGACCGGGCCGTGCGTGGACAGGTGCTCGTAGAGGGCGCGCAGCTTGGTCTCGTCTTGCGGTAGCGCCTTGTCGTGCAGCCGTTTTCCGGACGGGTCCAGGGCGGTGGCGTGGTGAGTTTCCTTGCCGACGTCCAACCCCAGGTAGACCGCGTAGGTGCGGTCGGGTAGCCCGTGCATCCTGTCCTCCTCGTTGACCGACGGACTCATGATCCGCTGGCCACAGGTCGGGCGTCAGCAGCCGGCAGCCACGTTACGAAGAGACCTCCCGAGCGCGGGGGCCGTGTCCCTATCAGCGGTCACACCGACGCCACCAAGCCCGGCGACAACACCCCCCGGATCATGCGCGACAGGGGCAAAGAGTCATACCAGACCTGGTGACCAGCACCCCCATCACCGAGGGCACGAAGAAGGTAACGGGCGGGGCGCCGCGTCGTCAGCGCGTGGGTGCTCCGGTCACGGGGGCCAGGAGGCGGGCAGGTGCAGCACCAGGATCGCCTGGGTCCACCAGACCTGGAGCGCGACCCCGGCCCCGATCAGCACCCCCGCACGCAGCACCGTGGGGACGGTGAGCCGGCGCGCGGCACCCACGCCGATCAGCGCGGCGGGGAACATCAGGACGAGGTAGCGGTAGAGGCTGGTGTGCGGGTCCTGCACCGCGAAGAGGTAGAGCGGGTAGGCGATCAGCCAGGACCGCATCACCCAACCGAGCGAGGCCGCCCACGGGCCGGCGACCAGCAGCACCAGACCGAGCACGTAGGCCCCGAGGACGAGCGCGGCCCGGTCGTGGAAGAAGTACTGCGCGTTGTCCCACCAGGGCACGAAGGGATGGATCTCGTGACCGGTGCGCCAGGCCCCCATGGTGTCGGTGTATGCCGTGCGCGATCCGGTCCCCGCCCAGGCGACGGCGGGCCACACGAAGCCCGCGATCCCGCAGCCGGCGAGCGTCGCCGCCATGCCCGCCCACTCCCGCGGTGGAATCGGTCGCTCGCCGTGACGGCGCCACCGCAGCCAGACGGCGACCAGGGCCACCAGGCCCAGCGGCAGGCCGATGGGCCGGGACAGACCGATCACCAGCGCGAGGACGGTCGCCCACCACCAGCGCTCCCGCTCCAG
Encoded here:
- a CDS encoding enoyl-CoA hydratase/isomerase family protein; its protein translation is MSTAADQPVLVTVEDGVGVVTFNRPDALNSLDLPTKEGLLAALRQVADDPEVRAVVLTGSGRAFCVGQDLKSHVQLLQAQDPALWRTVPEHYNPAVTLVATMRKPVIAAINGVAAGAGASFTFACDYRFMTDGGGYNFAFTTIALSCDTGASWTLPRLVGTARAKELLMFPRTISAQEAKELGLVNEVVEGDVLPPAMALARRMAAGPTLAYAAIRDVVHYSAEHSFAESLAHEGELMDATGSSQDHAAAVAAFLAKERPTFAGR
- a CDS encoding Mrp/NBP35 family ATP-binding protein, with amino-acid sequence MSAPTPDQIHDALATVDDPEIRRPITELGMVQSAEVDAAGIVHVVLLLTVAGCPMKDTLRRSVTEALAPLEGVNGVDLQLGVMSDEQRQALRDQLRGGQAEREIPFAKPGSMTRVYCVASGKGGVGKSSVTVNLAAALARQGLKVGVVDADIYGFSVPRMLGVEQQPTQVDDMILPPVAHDVKVISVGMFVAGNQPVVWRGPMLHRALQQFLADVFWGDLDVLLLDLPPGTGDVAISVAQLVPGSEILVVTTPQQAAAEVAERAGSIAVQTHQRVVGVVENMSWLEQPDGSRLELFGSGGGQAVAESLTRLVGAPVPLLGQIPLDTRLREGGDTGTPVVVGAPESAAGAALNGIARQLGTRARGLAGRGLGLTPKGR
- a CDS encoding O-methyltransferase, translated to MSAQKSASWAYAEEFVPESDVADRARARGQQLGCAPMASGAAAVLRLLAASVQARTVVEVGTGSGVSGLWLLEGMAPDGILTSIDVEPAHQRAARESFTDAGIPHQRFRLITGRALDVLPRLTDEAYDMVVVDADKESYPAYVEQAMRLLRPGGVLVLDDMLWNDQVADPAARDATTGLLRDLGKQVRERDDLTPVLLAAGGGVLAAVKH
- a CDS encoding IS110 family transposase codes for the protein MHGLPDRTYAVYLGLDVGKETHHATALDPSGKRLHDKALPQDETKLRALYEHLSTHGPVLVVVDQPASIGALPVAVARAVGVDVAYLPGLAMRRIADLHPGAAKTDARDAYVIADAARTMPHTLRRVDMNDDALADLEVIVGYDDDLAGEVTRVTNRLHGLLTQIHPALERALGPRLHHKAVLELLTRFGGPAGLRTAGRRRLTSVAKPRAPRSYDRIVDEVMTALDAQTVTVPGTRAAELVIPKLASQLADLLEQRATVAAQVEEILDAHPLAPVLTSMPGVGVRTAARILLEVGDGSAFPTAGHLAAYAGLAPVTRRSGSSIRGEHPSRSGNKNLKRALFLSAFAALSDPTSRAYYDRKRAQGKKHNAALICLARRRCDVLYAMLRDGTTYQAPTAAAA
- the sigE gene encoding RNA polymerase sigma factor SigE, which gives rise to MTVPAPSAPPAAEPAAGWAPPTWDEVVQEHSARVYRLAYRLTGNQHDAEDLTHDVFVRVFRSLDRYQPGTFEGWLHRITTNVFLDRMRRRQRIRFDALSDERAARLPSRERGPEQTLADATFDDDVQHALDALKPEFRAAVVLCDIEGLTYEEVADVLDIKLGTVRSRIHRGRAQLRTALAHRDPALRGEQPEPQLVQGARRRPALRAPRLGAVGA
- a CDS encoding DUF1003 domain-containing protein, producing the protein MTERIRERVADRASERSRDRTGDRGRERRAARGRDRDRLDQPREAGLRIDKPRLFDAERFGRASEAFARWMGTAQFLIYMTVFVAAWLAWNTFMPEAAQFDPRSLNYTLLTLILSLQASYAAPLILLAQNRQDDRDRVGLEQDRARDERNLADTEFLTREVAALRIAMRDMATRDYLRSELRDLLEELENRGVVPAAEPERQAQPTGKVKKAKKKRPVPAAGQAPATTPEDAAPPEAEPVDLLSTPLPSGTTAIRPDADA
- a CDS encoding DUF3117 domain-containing protein, which codes for MAAMKPRTGDGPLEVTKEGRGIVLRMPLEGGGRLVVEMTPDEIAALGEAIKGVTG